In a single window of the Bradyrhizobium erythrophlei genome:
- a CDS encoding DUF3126 family protein: MDVQEVRKLDAYLKRLFGNQKIRVVPRPKKDDSAEVYIGEEFIGVLFVDDEDDDRSFQFQMAILEDDLVE; encoded by the coding sequence GTGGACGTTCAGGAAGTCAGGAAACTCGACGCCTATCTCAAGCGCCTGTTCGGCAACCAGAAGATCCGCGTGGTGCCACGGCCGAAGAAAGACGATTCCGCCGAGGTCTATATCGGCGAGGAATTCATCGGCGTGCTGTTCGTCGACGACGAAGACGACGACCGCTCGTTCCAGTTCCAGATGGCGATCCTCGAGGACGATCTGGTCGAGTGA
- a CDS encoding DUF6949 family protein gives MSADALNSLFSLCIGFALAGALSSGYQALVQRPAGFGLLQEGAVPKAFAAVPFLVFAAPFIIMRNTLRGAPIERRRFEFVMMATVLAGFWSLMSGTFFLMTLRAAGLLA, from the coding sequence ATGTCGGCAGATGCGTTGAATTCCCTGTTCTCGCTTTGCATCGGCTTCGCGCTGGCGGGCGCACTCTCCAGCGGATATCAGGCGCTGGTGCAGCGTCCCGCGGGATTCGGGCTGCTGCAGGAGGGCGCGGTGCCGAAGGCTTTCGCCGCGGTGCCATTCCTGGTGTTCGCCGCTCCCTTCATCATCATGCGCAATACGCTACGCGGGGCGCCGATCGAGCGCCGCCGCTTCGAATTCGTGATGATGGCGACCGTGCTTGCCGGGTTCTGGAGCCTGATGTCCGGCACGTTTTTCCTGATGACGCTGCGCGCCGCCGGATTGCTGGCCTGA
- a CDS encoding AAA family ATPase, whose translation MDIDGWLRGIGFAQYAEMFRANDIDIELLGRLTNDDLKDIGVVSLGHRKKLLEAIADMGRAPAAAPAPPPVVPAPIPASVVPPPISAAVEAAGERRHLTVMFCDLVGSTGISAQLDAEEWRDLVGAYIDAASAAVVEMGGHVAKKLGDGLMSLFGYPVAQENDSERAVRAALAIQRALAELNRKNSGSARPSLAARIGLETGPVVVDATGEIFGDVPNIAARVQALAEPGAVVVTARVQRQVAGLFVAEERGSHMLKGVPEPVTLFRLVRASGGGRRSGARNLTPLVGRGEETAMLMRRWERARQGDGQLVLIVGEPGLGKSRLIEEFHNRLRDTPHTWLEWSCSQLLQNTPLHPIAEWGRLRFGGADVPAEQRLADLESSLAQVRFDPAENVALLAPLLDIPPPQERASTLAPEELRRRQLAALTGWVMAGARVQPVVLAFEDLHWADPTTLDVLGGMAERGALAPLFIVATTRPEFRPPWGMRSNHGTISLAPLDRLQVREMVAELSARHALPREVAEGVAARTGGVPLFVEEVTRLLLERGEQGGIQAIPPTLQQSLMARLDRLGPAREVAQVGSVIGRRFSYGLLRAVSAMEDGPLQMALQRLAEADILLVEGLPPESGYRFKHALIQDAAYENLLKSRRQVLHRRVGEALLDNLAATAAAEPELMAHHFTQAGLTEAAIEWWGKAGQRSLESSALVEAVEQLKRAITQIATLPATAALRREEIKLQVALISPLMHLKGYAAEQTKAAAERARLLIEQAEALGEPPGDPLLLFSVLFGVWVASYVAFNGEVMRSLAAQFLALAGKQGTTAPLMVGNRMMGTSLLLTGDIAEARAHLDRAIALYDPVQHRPLATRLGQDVRVSILSYRSFALWSLGYPAAALADADHALKDARETGHAASLMFALAVTSWTHIQRANYATANVQLDEVVGLAGEKGALYWKAQGMLEQGWLFALTGKASDAVDRIIAGLTEWRSTGSTLLMPFNLSCLARAYAELGKFDDAWRCIGEATTTMETTRERLWQAEIHRMAGEIALLEPDAAKAEAHFERALAVARGQQAKSWELRAAMRMARLWCDQGKRDEARDLLAPIYGWFTEGFDTLDLKEAKALLGELHA comes from the coding sequence TTGGACATCGACGGATGGCTCCGCGGGATCGGCTTCGCGCAGTACGCGGAGATGTTCCGCGCCAACGACATCGACATCGAGCTACTGGGCCGGCTGACCAACGACGACCTCAAGGACATCGGCGTCGTGTCGTTGGGCCATCGCAAGAAGCTGCTGGAGGCGATCGCTGATATGGGCCGTGCGCCCGCGGCGGCTCCCGCGCCGCCGCCGGTTGTGCCCGCGCCGATCCCGGCGAGTGTTGTGCCGCCACCGATCTCCGCCGCGGTCGAAGCCGCCGGCGAGCGCCGGCACCTCACCGTGATGTTTTGCGATCTGGTGGGTTCGACCGGCATTTCCGCGCAGCTCGATGCCGAGGAGTGGCGCGACCTGGTCGGCGCCTACATCGACGCGGCTTCGGCGGCGGTGGTGGAAATGGGCGGCCATGTCGCCAAGAAGCTGGGCGACGGGCTGATGTCGCTGTTTGGCTATCCGGTGGCGCAGGAAAACGATTCGGAGCGCGCCGTGCGGGCGGCGCTCGCGATCCAGCGCGCGCTTGCCGAGTTGAACCGCAAGAATTCCGGTTCGGCGAGGCCATCGCTCGCGGCCCGCATCGGCCTCGAAACGGGTCCGGTGGTTGTGGACGCGACGGGCGAAATCTTCGGCGACGTCCCCAACATCGCAGCGCGAGTGCAGGCGCTCGCCGAGCCGGGCGCGGTCGTGGTCACGGCGCGGGTGCAGCGCCAGGTCGCCGGCCTGTTCGTCGCCGAGGAACGCGGCAGTCACATGCTGAAAGGCGTGCCCGAGCCGGTGACACTATTCCGGTTGGTTCGGGCGAGCGGTGGTGGACGGCGTTCCGGCGCGCGCAATCTCACGCCGCTCGTCGGCCGCGGCGAGGAAACGGCAATGCTGATGCGGCGCTGGGAGCGGGCGCGGCAGGGCGACGGACAGCTGGTGCTGATCGTCGGCGAGCCGGGACTCGGTAAATCCCGCCTGATCGAGGAATTTCATAACCGGCTGCGCGACACGCCGCACACCTGGCTCGAATGGAGCTGCTCACAGCTCCTGCAAAACACGCCGCTTCATCCGATCGCCGAATGGGGCCGCCTGCGCTTCGGCGGCGCCGATGTACCCGCCGAGCAGCGTCTTGCGGATTTGGAGAGTTCGCTGGCGCAGGTCAGGTTCGATCCGGCGGAGAACGTCGCATTGCTCGCGCCGCTCTTGGACATTCCGCCGCCGCAGGAACGCGCGTCGACGTTGGCGCCCGAGGAGCTGCGGCGCCGGCAATTGGCGGCGCTGACTGGCTGGGTGATGGCGGGTGCGCGGGTTCAGCCGGTGGTACTGGCGTTCGAGGATCTGCATTGGGCCGATCCGACCACCCTCGACGTGCTGGGCGGCATGGCCGAGCGCGGCGCGCTGGCGCCTTTGTTCATCGTGGCGACGACGCGGCCCGAGTTCCGGCCACCATGGGGCATGCGCTCGAATCACGGCACGATCTCCCTGGCGCCACTCGATCGCCTGCAGGTGCGGGAGATGGTGGCGGAGCTCTCGGCGCGGCACGCGCTGCCGCGCGAGGTGGCGGAGGGCGTGGCCGCGCGCACCGGCGGCGTGCCGCTATTCGTCGAGGAAGTGACGCGGCTGTTGTTGGAGCGCGGTGAGCAGGGCGGCATCCAGGCCATCCCGCCGACGCTGCAACAATCGCTGATGGCGCGGCTCGACCGGCTCGGCCCGGCGCGCGAGGTGGCGCAGGTCGGATCGGTGATTGGACGGCGCTTCTCCTATGGCCTGCTGCGCGCGGTGTCCGCCATGGAGGACGGGCCGCTGCAGATGGCGCTGCAAAGACTCGCGGAAGCCGACATCCTGCTGGTCGAGGGCCTGCCGCCCGAATCCGGTTATCGTTTCAAGCACGCGCTGATCCAGGACGCGGCTTATGAGAATTTGCTCAAGAGCCGGCGCCAGGTTTTGCACCGCCGCGTCGGCGAGGCGTTGCTCGACAATCTCGCCGCCACGGCGGCGGCCGAGCCCGAGTTGATGGCGCATCACTTCACCCAGGCGGGCCTTACCGAGGCCGCGATCGAATGGTGGGGCAAAGCGGGACAGCGGTCGCTGGAGAGCTCGGCGCTGGTTGAAGCGGTAGAGCAGCTCAAGCGTGCCATTACCCAGATCGCGACCTTGCCGGCCACTGCCGCCTTGCGCCGCGAAGAGATCAAACTGCAGGTCGCGCTCATAAGCCCTCTTATGCATCTCAAAGGCTATGCCGCGGAACAAACCAAGGCGGCTGCGGAGCGGGCGCGCCTGCTGATCGAACAGGCTGAAGCGCTTGGAGAGCCTCCCGGGGACCCGCTACTGTTGTTCTCCGTCCTCTTCGGCGTCTGGGTCGCGAGCTACGTGGCGTTCAACGGTGAGGTGATGCGGAGCCTTGCGGCGCAGTTTCTGGCGCTTGCCGGGAAACAAGGGACGACAGCCCCGCTTATGGTCGGCAATCGCATGATGGGCACGTCCCTGCTGTTGACGGGGGACATCGCGGAAGCCCGGGCGCATCTCGATCGGGCGATCGCGCTGTATGATCCTGTCCAGCATCGGCCGCTGGCAACGCGATTGGGCCAAGACGTCCGGGTGTCGATCTTGTCTTATCGCTCGTTTGCCTTGTGGTCGCTTGGCTATCCCGCGGCCGCGCTCGCGGACGCCGACCACGCGCTCAAGGATGCGCGCGAGACCGGTCACGCCGCCAGTTTGATGTTTGCCCTGGCCGTCACATCGTGGACTCATATCCAGCGCGCAAACTACGCGACTGCGAATGTCCAATTGGATGAAGTTGTCGGTTTGGCGGGCGAAAAAGGCGCCTTGTACTGGAAGGCGCAAGGAATGTTGGAGCAAGGTTGGCTTTTTGCCCTGACCGGCAAAGCCTCGGACGCTGTCGACAGGATCATCGCCGGACTCACCGAATGGCGGTCAACCGGATCAACACTGCTGATGCCGTTTAACTTATCCTGTTTGGCGAGAGCCTATGCGGAACTCGGTAAATTCGATGACGCCTGGCGCTGCATCGGCGAGGCGACAACGACGATGGAGACAACCCGGGAAAGATTGTGGCAGGCCGAGATCCATCGGATGGCCGGCGAAATCGCGCTGCTGGAGCCGGACGCGGCGAAAGCGGAAGCGCATTTCGAGCGCGCGCTCGCGGTTGCGCGTGGGCAGCAGGCAAAATCCTGGGAACTGCGCGCGGCGATGAGGATGGCGCGGCTGTGGTGCGATCAGGGCAAGCGCGATGAGGCCCGCGACCTTCTCGCTCCGATCTACGGCTGGTTCACCGAGGGCTTCGATACCCTCGACTTGAAGGAGGCCAAGGCTCTGCTCGGCGAGCTGCACGCCTGA
- a CDS encoding FAD-dependent monooxygenase gives MAASRTVFVAGAGIGGLTVSLALAARGFRVVILEKAERLEEAGAGLQLSPNASRVLAGLGLQPRLAARAVIPEAIGLMSARSGGEIIRLPLGEAATARAGAPYWVVHRADLQAALQAEVNDHPDIELRLGCQFEDVVPHAKGLTVVQRSGMTRQQDLALALVGADGIWSTVRHHLFPDVQPQFSGLIAWRGTLEATQLPREYTSPRVQLWMGPNAHLVAYPISGGRQINIVAAVPGTWNRPGWSAPGDGNELKSTFASSHWPGNARMMIGAVDGWRKWALFTVPDGGEWTQGAIALLGDAAHAMLPFAAQGAGMAIEDAAVLAKCVSETQHEGGPTMAVAMQRYARQRRGRVARVQRVARRNGWIYHLTGPAALARDLAIKAMGARRMLARQDWIYDWRV, from the coding sequence GTGGCGGCGTCGCGCACCGTCTTCGTCGCCGGGGCCGGGATCGGAGGATTGACGGTCTCGCTGGCGCTCGCGGCGCGCGGTTTTCGCGTCGTCATTCTCGAGAAGGCCGAGCGGCTCGAGGAAGCCGGCGCCGGGCTGCAGCTATCGCCCAACGCCAGCCGCGTGCTGGCCGGGCTGGGATTGCAGCCGCGGCTTGCGGCCCGCGCCGTCATCCCCGAGGCCATCGGCCTGATGAGCGCGCGAAGCGGCGGTGAAATCATCCGCCTGCCGCTCGGCGAAGCCGCCACGGCGCGCGCCGGCGCTCCCTATTGGGTGGTGCATCGCGCCGACCTGCAGGCGGCGCTGCAGGCCGAGGTCAACGACCATCCCGACATCGAATTGCGGCTCGGCTGTCAGTTCGAGGACGTCGTGCCCCACGCCAAGGGGCTGACCGTGGTTCAGCGCAGCGGCATGACGCGCCAGCAGGATCTGGCGCTGGCGCTGGTCGGCGCCGACGGCATCTGGTCCACGGTCCGGCATCATTTGTTTCCGGATGTGCAGCCGCAATTCTCCGGGCTGATCGCGTGGCGCGGGACGCTCGAGGCCACGCAATTGCCGCGCGAATATACCTCGCCGCGGGTTCAGCTCTGGATGGGACCGAACGCGCATCTTGTCGCCTATCCGATTTCGGGCGGGCGCCAGATCAATATTGTCGCCGCGGTGCCGGGGACGTGGAACAGGCCGGGCTGGAGCGCGCCCGGCGACGGCAATGAACTCAAGAGCACGTTCGCATCGTCGCACTGGCCGGGCAACGCGCGGATGATGATCGGCGCCGTCGACGGCTGGCGCAAATGGGCGCTGTTCACGGTGCCCGACGGCGGCGAATGGACCCAGGGCGCGATCGCGCTGTTGGGCGACGCCGCCCACGCCATGCTGCCGTTTGCCGCGCAAGGCGCGGGAATGGCGATCGAGGATGCCGCGGTGCTGGCGAAATGCGTCAGCGAAACCCAGCACGAAGGCGGGCCAACGATGGCCGTCGCGATGCAACGCTACGCACGACAGCGCCGCGGACGCGTCGCGCGGGTGCAGCGCGTCGCGCGGCGGAACGGCTGGATCTATCACCTCACCGGCCCGGCCGCGCTCGCGCGCGATCTCGCGATCAAGGCGATGGGCGCGAGGCGCATGCTGGCGCGGCAGGACTGGATTTACGACTGGCGGGTTTGA
- the cysE gene encoding serine O-acetyltransferase, producing the protein MAMHQINPQGAKLAALDPIWDRVRTEAEDIVRREPELASFIYSTVLHHERLEDSVVHRIAERLDHSALSGDLIRQAFDEALRDDPDLGNAFRADMVAVYDRDPATSRFIDPLLYFKGFHALQTHRLAHWLYQKGRKDFAFYLQSRSSAVFQTDINPAARIGRGVFLDHATGFVCGETAVIEDDVSILHGVTLGGTGKENEDRHPKIRHGVLIGAGAKILGNIEVGHCARIAAGSVVVKPVPHNVTVAGVPAKIVGEAGCAEPSRTMDQMINAIGL; encoded by the coding sequence ATGGCCATGCATCAGATCAATCCGCAGGGCGCCAAACTGGCGGCGCTCGATCCGATCTGGGATCGGGTCCGGACCGAGGCGGAAGACATCGTGCGCCGCGAGCCCGAACTGGCCTCCTTCATCTATTCGACCGTGCTGCATCACGAACGGCTGGAGGATTCGGTGGTGCATCGCATCGCCGAGCGGCTCGACCATTCGGCGCTGTCGGGCGATCTGATCCGCCAGGCCTTTGACGAGGCGCTGCGCGACGATCCCGATCTCGGCAACGCCTTCCGCGCCGATATGGTCGCGGTGTACGACCGCGATCCCGCGACCTCGCGGTTCATCGATCCCTTGCTCTACTTCAAGGGTTTTCATGCGCTGCAGACCCATCGTCTGGCGCATTGGCTCTATCAAAAGGGCCGCAAGGATTTCGCGTTTTATCTGCAGAGCCGCTCGTCGGCGGTATTCCAGACCGACATCAATCCGGCAGCCCGGATCGGCCGCGGCGTCTTCCTGGATCACGCCACCGGGTTCGTGTGCGGCGAGACCGCTGTTATCGAGGACGACGTCTCGATCCTGCACGGCGTCACGCTCGGCGGCACCGGCAAGGAGAACGAGGACCGCCATCCCAAGATCCGCCATGGCGTATTGATCGGGGCGGGGGCGAAGATTCTCGGCAATATCGAGGTCGGCCATTGCGCCCGCATCGCCGCCGGCTCCGTCGTGGTGAAGCCGGTGCCGCACAACGTCACGGTGGCCGGAGTTCCCGCCAAGATCGTCGGCGAGGCCGGCTGCGCCGAGCCGTCACGCACCATGGACCAAATGATCAACGCGATCGGACTTTGA
- a CDS encoding alpha/beta fold hydrolase, which produces MPSFLNGDVEIAYLDEGEGDPILLVHGFASTKNVNWVYPAWVSELRKNGRRVVALDNRGHGDSAKLYDAESYHIPIMAADVTALMDHLNIERADIMGYSLGARMTAWLALSQPHRLRSAIFGGIGIGLIEGGGPGENVAAALEADSFEVVTDPVGRTFRAFADQTRSDRRALAACLRGSRRLMTSGEAAEITVPVLIAVGTADEIAGSAPALGKIIRGSQVLDIPNRDHMRAVGDKVYKSGVLDFLSKRQ; this is translated from the coding sequence ATGCCGAGTTTTCTCAACGGCGATGTTGAAATTGCCTATCTCGACGAAGGCGAGGGCGATCCCATCCTGCTCGTGCATGGCTTTGCGTCGACCAAGAACGTGAACTGGGTCTATCCGGCCTGGGTTTCGGAACTGAGGAAAAACGGCCGCCGCGTCGTGGCACTCGACAATCGCGGCCATGGCGACTCTGCCAAACTCTATGACGCGGAATCGTATCACATCCCGATCATGGCCGCCGATGTCACGGCGCTGATGGATCACCTGAATATCGAGCGCGCCGACATCATGGGCTACTCGCTGGGCGCGCGGATGACGGCCTGGCTGGCGCTGAGCCAGCCGCACCGGCTGCGTTCGGCGATCTTCGGCGGCATCGGGATCGGACTGATCGAGGGCGGCGGCCCCGGCGAAAACGTCGCGGCGGCGCTGGAGGCGGACTCGTTCGAGGTGGTGACCGATCCGGTGGGGCGGACGTTCCGCGCCTTTGCGGACCAGACCCGCTCCGATCGCCGCGCGCTGGCAGCCTGCCTGCGCGGCTCGCGGCGCCTGATGACTTCGGGGGAAGCCGCGGAAATCACCGTACCGGTGCTGATCGCGGTCGGCACCGCGGACGAAATCGCAGGCTCGGCACCGGCGCTCGGCAAGATCATCCGGGGCTCGCAGGTGCTCGACATTCCCAACCGCGACCATATGCGGGCGGTCGGCGACAAGGTCTACAAGTCGGGCGTGCTGGATTTTCTGTCAAAACGACAGTGA
- a CDS encoding twin-arginine translocation pathway signal: MIVRASHTLHLSRGAAVAALLALAIGLAGCADMGDSFVAGAFADPAKYDFYDCKQLEAERKALAARGAELQGLMAKADTGVAGPVVAELAYRNDYIAVRAQSRLLEENWRRNKCQDSPPGTALAAPPAPPKKDKREQMRSGNAVY, encoded by the coding sequence ATGATCGTCCGAGCCAGCCATACCCTGCACTTGTCGCGCGGCGCCGCCGTGGCGGCGCTGCTGGCGCTCGCCATCGGGCTCGCCGGCTGCGCGGATATGGGAGACAGCTTTGTCGCCGGCGCCTTCGCCGATCCCGCCAAATACGATTTTTACGATTGCAAGCAACTGGAGGCCGAACGCAAGGCCCTCGCCGCCCGCGGGGCGGAGTTGCAGGGGCTGATGGCCAAGGCCGACACCGGCGTTGCCGGTCCTGTCGTGGCCGAGCTCGCCTATCGCAACGATTATATCGCCGTCCGTGCGCAAAGCCGGCTTCTCGAAGAGAACTGGCGCCGCAACAAATGCCAAGATTCTCCGCCGGGAACGGCTCTGGCGGCGCCACCCGCCCCACCCAAAAAAGACAAACGCGAGCAGATGCGCTCCGGCAACGCGGTGTATTGA
- a CDS encoding zinc-finger domain-containing protein — MSDHVVPHFHNDAGVSVIEIGSQEFMCVGANPPFDHPHVFLDLGNDNEIICPYCSTLFRYAADLAPGQARPPECVVKDKAA, encoded by the coding sequence ATGTCCGATCATGTCGTTCCGCACTTTCACAACGATGCCGGCGTTTCGGTCATTGAGATCGGCTCGCAGGAATTCATGTGCGTGGGCGCCAACCCGCCTTTCGATCACCCGCACGTTTTCCTCGATCTCGGCAACGACAACGAGATTATCTGTCCCTATTGCTCGACCCTGTTTCGTTACGCCGCCGACCTCGCGCCCGGCCAGGCCCGGCCGCCCGAATGCGTCGTGAAGGACAAGGCCGCCTGA
- a CDS encoding dienelactone hydrolase family protein, translated as MSAEPVLTSDVIGLTKVAPFSRRGFLTASAAVTAGYTLAAGPVRADVIKTDTDGLTAGDAKIKVADGEMPGYFARPKGVSNPPVVLVAMEIFGLHEYIKDVTRRLAKLGAFAVAPDYYFRKRVDLLRISDIQQLLPIVNSKPDAELLSDLDSTVAWAKSQGGDTNRLGIVGFCRGGRTVWEYAAHSGTLKAGVAFYGPPVDPPNPLWPKSPTQLAPEMKAPVLGLYGEADTGIPVAQIEALKAALAAADKTAEFKTYPGAPHGFHADYRASYRREAAEDAWSRMQAWFKKYKVLG; from the coding sequence ATGAGCGCCGAACCTGTTCTCACGTCCGATGTCATCGGGCTGACAAAAGTCGCGCCGTTTTCGCGCCGCGGCTTCCTGACCGCTTCTGCCGCCGTCACAGCCGGCTATACGCTGGCCGCAGGACCCGTTCGCGCCGACGTCATCAAGACCGACACCGATGGCCTCACCGCGGGCGATGCAAAGATAAAAGTGGCCGATGGCGAAATGCCCGGCTATTTCGCGCGGCCGAAGGGCGTGAGCAATCCGCCGGTCGTGCTGGTCGCAATGGAAATTTTCGGCTTGCACGAATACATCAAGGACGTCACACGGCGTCTCGCCAAGCTCGGCGCGTTCGCCGTCGCGCCGGACTATTATTTCCGCAAGCGTGTCGATCTCCTCAGGATATCAGACATCCAGCAACTGCTGCCGATCGTGAATTCCAAGCCCGACGCGGAATTGCTTTCCGATCTCGACAGCACGGTGGCTTGGGCCAAGTCGCAGGGCGGCGACACTAACCGGCTCGGTATCGTCGGTTTCTGCCGCGGCGGACGGACGGTGTGGGAATATGCCGCCCACTCCGGCACCCTCAAGGCCGGCGTCGCGTTTTATGGCCCGCCGGTCGATCCGCCGAATCCGCTATGGCCGAAGAGCCCTACTCAACTCGCGCCCGAGATGAAGGCGCCGGTGCTGGGCCTGTATGGGGAAGCCGATACCGGGATTCCGGTGGCACAGATCGAGGCGCTGAAGGCCGCGCTGGCGGCCGCCGACAAGACCGCTGAGTTCAAGACCTATCCGGGCGCGCCGCACGGTTTTCACGCCGACTATCGCGCCAGCTACCGCCGGGAAGCCGCCGAGGATGCATGGAGCCGGATGCAGGCCTGGTTCAAGAAATACAAGGTGCTGGGCTGA
- a CDS encoding gamma carbonic anhydrase family protein, with translation MAIYELDGQAPELPSDGNYFIADTATVIGKVRLHSSASVWFGAVLRGDNEWIEIGEGSNVQDNSTCHTDMGFPLTIGKNCTVGHNVILHGCTLEDGSLVGMGSIVMNGARIGRGSIVGAGSVITEGKQFPEHSLIIGAPARVIRTLEPAQLAKMGSAAKFYAGNGPRFKKGLKKIG, from the coding sequence ATGGCTATCTACGAACTCGACGGGCAGGCGCCCGAACTTCCCAGCGACGGCAATTATTTCATCGCCGACACCGCCACGGTGATCGGCAAGGTTCGCCTGCACAGTTCAGCGAGCGTGTGGTTCGGCGCGGTGTTGCGCGGCGATAATGAGTGGATCGAGATCGGCGAAGGCTCCAATGTCCAGGACAACTCGACCTGTCATACCGACATGGGCTTTCCGCTGACGATCGGAAAGAATTGCACGGTGGGCCACAACGTCATCCTGCACGGCTGCACGCTGGAGGATGGCTCGCTGGTCGGGATGGGTTCGATCGTCATGAACGGCGCCAGGATCGGTCGCGGCAGCATCGTCGGTGCGGGTTCGGTGATCACGGAAGGAAAACAGTTTCCCGAGCATTCGCTGATCATCGGCGCGCCGGCGCGGGTGATCCGCACGCTCGAGCCTGCGCAGCTCGCCAAGATGGGAAGTGCCGCGAAGTTCTACGCCGGCAACGGACCGCGGTTCAAGAAAGGCCTGAAGAAGATCGGCTGA